Genomic segment of Chitinophaga varians:
CGTCGGTCACCTGTTGCGCGAAACGCGCATTTTCGCTTAGAAACCCGTAGCCCGGATGGATAGCGTCTGCGCCTCTTTCTTTAGCCACTGTAATGATCTTTTCTCCCAGCAGGTATGACTGGCTGGAAGGTGCCGGTCCTATACATACCGCTTCATCGGCATACTGCACAAAAGGCATGGTGCGGTCGGCTTCAGAATAAACGGCTACTGTCTTGATTCCCATTTCATGCGCAGAACGCATGATGCGTAAGGCTATTTCTCCACGATTGGCTACCAGGATCTTTTTCATGCAAAAATTTTAACAGGCAGCTAATATAAGCAATTACGAATTATGAATTATGAATTACGAATGAAGGGCCTCCTCACAGCGCGTTTCCTTGGTAACCGCGCTACAAGCGGCTCCTTAATTCGTAATTCATAATTCGTAATTCGTAATTGGTTCTTCGTAATTTCGCCGGATGAAACAATCCGTCCACCAAATATATACCCTCGTCCGGAAAGACCTGGTGCTGGAACTGCGGCAGCAATACGCGTTTTATGGGGTGCTGTTGTATATCATTTCCACTGTTTTTGTGATCAACCTCATGATGGGCAAGCCGGACGATAAGTTGTGGAACGCCCTTTTCTGGGTGATACAGCTGTTTGTGGCGGTGAACGCGATCGCTAAAAGTTTCATGCAGGAGAACAGAGGCCGGCTGTTGTATTTCTATTCACTGGTGCCTGCCAGGGTGTTCATCGCGGCCAAACTCATCTTTAATGTTATCCTGATGATGCTGATGAGCCTGATCGCACTGGTGTGCAGCTTTATGTTCCTGGGCAATCCCCTTCATAATACCTGGTATTTTGTAGGCATAGTACTGCTGGGCGGCACGAGCCTGAGCCTGTTGTTTACCGTGCTGGCGGCCATCGCGGCCCAGGCCAACCACAACGCGGCCCTGATGGCGGTCATGGGCTTCCCCCTGATGATGCCCATGCTGATGCTGCTGGCCAATGTGTCCTTATCGGCTTTTGTGACGGTGTACCAGCCGGGACTGCCTAAGATGTTCTTCCTGCTGGGAGGAATGGACGTCCTTACCATCGCCCTTACCATGGTGCTCTTCCCCTTTCTGTGGAAAGACTGATTTTGAAATATCGAATATTTCTGCTACTTATATAAACGGATTTTAACGGGTAATTCAGGATTTTGGATAAACTTAAAATCGCGTAAAATCTTTGCGATTAAGGATAAAACGTGTAGGTTTGCCCCGGAATATAGCTATTAAAAATGGCCAGACATTGGTGGAAAGCATTAGCGATACTGCTTCTGATTTATGTAATTATCGCCGGGTTCACTATCAGGATACCAATCATAGGAACCAATGGACAATCATCCCGTGGATTGTTTTTTCATGTGCCAATGTGGATATGTATGTATACCATGTTCACCATCTCCGTTGTCAACTCCCTTCTTTACCTGTCCAAATATGATCTGAAAAGAGACGTATATGCCTCCAGTGCTGCACGGGTAGGCGCCTTTTTTGGCGTGCTGGGTTTTGCCACCGGTTCCCTCTGGGCTACCTATACCTGGGGC
This window contains:
- a CDS encoding heme exporter protein CcmB, which encodes MKQSVHQIYTLVRKDLVLELRQQYAFYGVLLYIISTVFVINLMMGKPDDKLWNALFWVIQLFVAVNAIAKSFMQENRGRLLYFYSLVPARVFIAAKLIFNVILMMLMSLIALVCSFMFLGNPLHNTWYFVGIVLLGGTSLSLLFTVLAAIAAQANHNAALMAVMGFPLMMPMLMLLANVSLSAFVTVYQPGLPKMFFLLGGMDVLTIALTMVLFPFLWKD